In Dyadobacter sp. NIV53, a single window of DNA contains:
- a CDS encoding DUF4136 domain-containing protein: MLKLTSLIILITTFGLFSCSNDPINDLSTEESLVYITNRDTDADYKEYKTFSIVDSVLVVENNQSGTALTEIDKDLLVRIITNMKNLGYTYVAPSAKPDVGINAAWVTNTQLNVVSQPYYGSYWGGGYGYGYPSYYQYYETSESYWLISMVDFKNPNIADKTFNVIWDAQIRGSGIGSRQYIDQMVDSIFAQSKYLKNN, from the coding sequence ATGTTAAAGCTAACTTCATTAATTATTCTTATTACCACCTTCGGTTTATTCTCCTGTTCCAATGATCCGATCAACGATTTGTCGACAGAAGAATCGCTCGTTTATATCACAAACCGGGATACAGACGCCGATTACAAAGAGTACAAAACGTTCAGCATTGTGGATTCGGTGTTAGTTGTGGAAAATAACCAGAGTGGTACAGCACTGACAGAAATAGACAAAGATCTGCTGGTGCGGATTATAACCAATATGAAAAACCTTGGTTATACATATGTCGCTCCAAGTGCAAAACCAGATGTGGGAATTAATGCTGCCTGGGTTACCAATACGCAGCTAAACGTGGTGTCGCAGCCTTATTACGGAAGTTACTGGGGCGGAGGATATGGGTATGGCTATCCAAGTTATTACCAATATTATGAAACCAGCGAAAGTTACTGGCTGATTTCAATGGTTGATTTTAAAAATCCTAATATAGCAGACAAAACATTCAACGTAATCTGGGATGCGCAAATCCGCGGATCAGGCATTGGTAGCAGGCAGTATATTGACCAGATGGTAGATTCAATTTTTGCCCAGTCCAAGTATCTTAAAAATAATTAA
- a CDS encoding DinB family protein has protein sequence MESKDEILRIIDVLNDTYESEEAWYGPSVVEALRDVTPKMAEARISSNTNSIAEIAYHMTTWRIFAVRKIQGDAEFDIKTKDKDWKKFPIVDEFEWEAIQMELSLSQEELISELEKIESDAFLEEFVPGRDYSYYTMIHGVIQHDVYHTGQIGLIKKAVKGLQLEDDDFGAYDDRSEFDKDTDYF, from the coding sequence ATGGAATCAAAAGACGAAATTTTAAGGATTATAGATGTATTAAACGATACATATGAAAGCGAAGAGGCTTGGTATGGCCCATCGGTGGTAGAGGCACTCCGGGATGTAACACCTAAAATGGCAGAAGCAAGGATCAGCTCAAATACGAATTCCATTGCTGAAATTGCTTACCACATGACTACCTGGCGCATATTTGCAGTCCGGAAAATTCAGGGTGACGCAGAGTTCGATATCAAAACAAAAGATAAGGACTGGAAAAAATTCCCCATCGTTGATGAATTTGAATGGGAAGCGATCCAGATGGAGTTAAGCCTTTCGCAGGAAGAATTAATTTCTGAACTTGAAAAAATTGAAAGTGATGCATTTCTGGAAGAATTTGTTCCTGGAAGGGATTACTCTTATTATACCATGATCCATGGTGTGATTCAGCATGATGTGTACCACACCGGCCAGATTGGATTAATAAAAAAAGCGGTCAAAGGATTGCAGCTTGAAGATGATGATTTCGGCGCATACGATGATCGCTCTGAGTTTGATAAAGACACTGATTATTTTTGA
- a CDS encoding HAMP domain-containing sensor histidine kinase, which yields MNIKSRLTLLFTMLVGSIMALFCLSTYFFYDQYREKQFYSFLNERGQTIAQLVEASNGISKDDIVKIEKENNTVLLDEEITIYNGEDSLIFTSGKEKFFLSPSSLREARNGHEIHTKYKKKEVIIIRHILQDHRKPWVVAVVASDIHGMNQLKRLREILVIGWLLSLVLVGVAGWQFANDAIKPVSDIIDQVNNISAGNLHEKVTVGREKDELASLAQTFNLMLNRLEIAFVAQKNFVSHASHELRTPLALIMSEVEVTLMKERTAANYQDALTGILSEAKEMNELVSRLLELARTEEHAFRVTFSKIRIDEVLWQAKASVQQKNPGYEVHIHYDRIPDNEEELKRYGDESLLKTAFLNLMDNACKYSENKTVHVYLETRKDLITINFKDFGTGIAAEELPYVFDTFYRSATTMNKAGYGIGLALTKRIITMQGASINVESKVGAGTTFTLKFPPF from the coding sequence ATGAATATAAAATCCCGTCTTACACTGCTCTTCACCATGCTGGTAGGTTCTATCATGGCATTGTTCTGTTTGTCCACCTATTTTTTTTACGACCAATACCGTGAAAAGCAATTTTATTCTTTTTTAAATGAAAGAGGACAGACTATTGCACAGCTGGTAGAAGCAAGCAATGGGATCAGCAAGGACGATATTGTTAAAATTGAAAAGGAAAATAATACCGTTTTGCTTGATGAAGAGATCACGATCTACAACGGAGAGGATTCACTGATTTTTACAAGTGGAAAAGAAAAATTTTTCCTTTCTCCTTCCTCACTACGGGAAGCGAGAAACGGCCATGAAATCCATACAAAATACAAAAAGAAAGAAGTAATTATTATCAGGCATATCCTGCAGGACCATAGAAAACCCTGGGTTGTTGCTGTCGTAGCAAGCGATATTCATGGAATGAACCAGTTGAAGCGCCTGAGAGAAATCCTGGTAATAGGATGGCTTTTGTCATTGGTTTTGGTAGGAGTAGCAGGCTGGCAGTTTGCCAATGATGCCATTAAACCGGTTTCTGACATAATTGACCAGGTTAATAATATTTCGGCGGGAAATTTACATGAAAAAGTAACGGTAGGCCGGGAAAAGGATGAACTGGCATCACTGGCTCAAACATTCAATCTGATGCTCAACAGGCTGGAAATTGCATTCGTGGCTCAAAAGAATTTTGTATCTCATGCCTCTCACGAATTAAGGACTCCGCTTGCACTAATTATGAGTGAAGTGGAAGTAACATTAATGAAAGAAAGAACGGCGGCGAATTACCAGGATGCGTTAACAGGTATTTTGTCAGAAGCAAAGGAAATGAATGAGCTGGTAAGCAGGCTACTGGAATTGGCTCGTACTGAGGAGCACGCATTTCGGGTTACCTTTTCTAAAATCAGGATTGATGAAGTACTCTGGCAGGCAAAAGCATCTGTTCAGCAAAAAAATCCCGGTTACGAAGTACATATACACTATGACCGGATTCCGGATAATGAGGAAGAACTGAAAAGGTATGGTGATGAAAGTCTGCTTAAAACCGCATTCCTCAACTTAATGGATAATGCCTGTAAATATTCCGAAAACAAGACAGTTCATGTATATCTTGAAACCCGCAAAGATTTAATTACCATAAACTTCAAAGACTTCGGAACAGGAATAGCTGCCGAAGAACTTCCGTATGTATTCGATACATTTTATCGCAGTGCAACCACAATGAACAAGGCAGGTTACGGCATTGGGCTGGCTCTGACCAAAAGAATAATAACTATGCAGGGTGCCAGTATTAATGTAGAGTCCAAAGTAGGAGCTGGCACAACTTTCACTTTAAAATTCCCGCCTTTTTAA
- a CDS encoding SulP family inorganic anion transporter, which yields MMKSALRKPATGVVGLKENWKADLLSGFLVSLIALPLSLGIAGASNFPPIMGVVSAIVGGIVVSFFTNSELTIKGPAAGLIVIVAGAVDELGKGNPVAGWHLALGAIVVAGIIQVLMGVFKLPRFADFFPLSAVYGMLAAIGIIIMSKQLHLAVGIAPSELKGKEPLELIKMVPHSLLQMEYHIAIIGLVSLMIMFGWKYLSFSFFKKLPPALVVLVVSVLLGQFFHLFEPAYRDFKPLINPGDFTLAYNVDFGGMKGDLLPVFIKFVAMFALVGSLESLLTVKAIDLLDPFKRRADLSRDVVAVGIGNIVAGFIGGFPMISEVARSSANINNGGKTRWANLFHGIFLLIFVVALSPLVKMIPVAALAAMLIFVGFRLASPMEFKHVYYIGKEQLVIFLVTIAVTLSTDLLIGIAAGIITKIIIQLYYGVKLSHIFSPKVEIRVNNEVYFVDVPRAAVFTNYLSLKGKLESIPKGKNVHVDFSDSPYVDHTVMENVTRFKNDYEQSGGHMELIGFEHHITLSDHPLAARKNQKRETILS from the coding sequence ATGATGAAGTCAGCACTGAGAAAGCCTGCAACTGGTGTAGTTGGGTTAAAGGAAAACTGGAAGGCTGATCTGTTATCTGGTTTTTTGGTCTCGCTCATTGCTTTGCCATTAAGTTTAGGTATTGCTGGTGCAAGTAACTTTCCTCCGATTATGGGAGTGGTGAGTGCTATTGTTGGAGGCATTGTTGTTTCGTTTTTTACAAATTCAGAATTAACTATAAAAGGTCCTGCGGCTGGTCTTATTGTAATTGTTGCAGGAGCAGTTGACGAACTTGGAAAAGGAAACCCGGTTGCTGGATGGCATCTTGCCTTAGGAGCTATTGTTGTTGCGGGTATTATACAAGTATTAATGGGCGTTTTTAAACTCCCGAGATTTGCGGATTTCTTTCCATTGTCAGCCGTATACGGTATGCTGGCTGCAATAGGGATCATTATCATGTCAAAGCAGCTTCATCTTGCAGTTGGTATTGCGCCTTCTGAATTAAAAGGTAAAGAACCGCTTGAATTGATTAAAATGGTTCCGCACAGTCTGTTACAAATGGAATACCATATTGCGATCATCGGCCTGGTTAGTCTGATGATCATGTTTGGATGGAAATATCTGTCTTTTTCATTCTTTAAAAAATTGCCGCCTGCATTGGTTGTTTTAGTTGTTTCGGTTTTACTTGGTCAGTTCTTTCATTTATTTGAACCTGCTTACCGGGATTTCAAACCACTGATCAATCCGGGTGATTTTACACTTGCATACAATGTAGATTTTGGTGGAATGAAAGGAGATTTGCTTCCCGTTTTCATAAAGTTCGTTGCAATGTTTGCGCTGGTTGGAAGTCTTGAATCGTTGCTAACTGTTAAAGCGATCGATCTTTTGGATCCATTCAAACGCAGGGCTGATTTAAGCAGGGACGTAGTAGCAGTTGGTATAGGTAATATAGTGGCAGGTTTTATTGGCGGTTTTCCAATGATTTCAGAAGTAGCGAGAAGTTCTGCTAATATTAATAATGGTGGTAAAACACGCTGGGCTAATCTATTTCATGGAATATTTCTTTTAATATTTGTGGTTGCACTTTCCCCGCTTGTTAAAATGATTCCTGTTGCAGCTTTGGCGGCGATGTTAATATTTGTAGGTTTTCGCCTGGCTTCTCCAATGGAATTTAAACACGTTTATTACATTGGTAAAGAGCAGCTTGTTATATTTTTAGTAACTATTGCAGTCACATTGAGTACTGATTTGCTGATAGGTATTGCAGCTGGAATTATTACCAAAATAATTATCCAGTTGTATTACGGTGTAAAGCTTTCCCACATATTTTCGCCAAAAGTTGAGATACGTGTCAATAATGAAGTGTATTTCGTGGACGTACCAAGAGCAGCTGTATTTACAAATTATTTGAGTCTTAAAGGTAAATTGGAATCGATACCAAAAGGTAAAAACGTACATGTCGATTTTTCAGATTCACCTTATGTCGATCATACCGTAATGGAAAATGTTACCCGCTTCAAAAATGATTACGAGCAATCGGGAGGGCACATGGAACTGATAGGTTTTGAACATCATATAACACTATCCGACCACCCGCTTGCTGCCAGAAAAAATCAGAAGAGGGAAACAATACTGAGTTAA
- a CDS encoding mechanosensitive ion channel family protein translates to MNYFFELLNYKNTPWLILFLAGVIGFIISIVVIKLIKLTASKKDWVVVRAVSQNLTNVLCFFVPLVLITTVTKTYSLSHPDYEWTHAISKTMLIAVTTWLMTRIVIIIEKILIEQLDFETEDNNYARRMFTKIKFIKRIIIILIILIGVSILLLSFDSVRQYGIGILTSAGIFSVIIGFAAQKSLGNLLAGIQIAFTQPIKIDDVVIVEGEWGRIEEINLTYVVVNIWDLRRLVLPITYFIEKPFQNWTRNESNLIGTAFFNLNYNTPVDKLRTKLEEILLSTPLWDGRSFALQVTDTNAQWMVVRAIMSARSSSQAFDLRCYVREKMIEYIIQEFPDALPSFRVEEKG, encoded by the coding sequence ATGAATTATTTTTTCGAGCTGCTGAATTATAAGAACACACCCTGGCTTATACTTTTCCTGGCTGGCGTGATTGGTTTTATAATCAGCATTGTTGTGATCAAGCTTATAAAACTGACCGCTTCAAAAAAAGACTGGGTAGTTGTAAGAGCTGTAAGCCAGAACCTGACCAATGTGCTTTGCTTTTTTGTGCCACTGGTTCTCATTACAACCGTTACCAAAACTTATTCCCTCTCCCATCCTGATTATGAATGGACACATGCAATCAGCAAAACAATGCTAATTGCGGTCACTACCTGGCTCATGACCAGGATTGTCATAATCATTGAAAAGATACTGATTGAACAACTTGATTTTGAAACGGAAGACAATAATTACGCGCGGCGTATGTTTACCAAAATCAAGTTTATCAAGCGCATTATTATCATTCTGATCATCCTGATTGGCGTTTCTATCCTGCTTCTTAGTTTTGACAGTGTGCGCCAGTATGGAATTGGTATTCTTACTTCGGCTGGTATTTTCAGTGTAATTATTGGTTTTGCCGCGCAAAAATCACTTGGAAATCTTTTGGCAGGAATACAAATCGCATTTACACAGCCCATTAAAATTGATGATGTGGTAATTGTAGAAGGTGAATGGGGCCGGATTGAAGAAATTAATCTTACTTATGTAGTTGTCAATATCTGGGATTTGCGCAGGTTGGTCCTACCCATTACCTATTTTATCGAAAAGCCTTTCCAGAACTGGACCAGAAATGAAAGTAATCTGATAGGCACTGCTTTTTTTAATTTGAACTACAATACACCAGTTGATAAGTTAAGGACAAAACTGGAAGAAATCCTGCTAAGTACACCGCTCTGGGATGGACGCTCTTTTGCTTTGCAGGTAACAGATACGAACGCGCAATGGATGGTGGTAAGAGCTATTATGTCGGCCAGAAGTTCTTCCCAGGCTTTTGATCTCAGATGTTATGTGCGTGAAAAAATGATTGAATATATTATACAGGAATTCCCGGATGCTCTGCCAAGTTTCAGGGTGGAGGAGAAGGGGTAA